In a genomic window of Aeromonas veronii:
- a CDS encoding CYTH domain-containing protein, with product MQTEIEIKFFVASDIQPELSNLLNSLEIKESSQQQLGNVYFDTPTLTLRQLEMGLRIRRCDAFAEQTIKCRGQVVGGLHARPEYNAPVSGDLPTLSAFPDAIWPTLTERDYIQQQLVAQFRTDFLRRHWLLAFENAEIELAWDQGEIVGSQGSSTINELELELKSGDTAALFALAQRLARIGGLRLGAQSKAQRGYRLAGLGKPLALQALVEHEDMDGITGVSEGLRHWQHHEQLWLEHPQDEAVQQQAFAALCQGVELIARSAATLPQSVFWLPALTSLHAHLQAQSEKHDEWPAELADLFLYPAYVELQLAIAAWLHHTA from the coding sequence ATGCAAACTGAGATCGAGATAAAGTTTTTTGTCGCCAGCGATATTCAACCCGAGTTATCCAACCTGCTGAATTCTCTTGAGATTAAAGAATCGTCCCAACAGCAGCTCGGCAACGTCTATTTCGATACGCCGACCCTGACTCTGCGCCAGCTGGAGATGGGTTTACGCATTCGCCGCTGCGATGCCTTCGCCGAACAGACCATCAAATGCCGTGGTCAGGTGGTGGGCGGCCTGCACGCCAGACCCGAGTACAATGCCCCCGTGAGCGGCGATCTGCCGACCCTCTCGGCCTTTCCCGATGCGATCTGGCCGACCCTGACCGAGCGCGACTACATTCAGCAGCAGCTGGTCGCCCAGTTTCGCACCGATTTCCTGCGCCGCCACTGGCTGCTCGCCTTCGAGAACGCCGAGATTGAACTGGCTTGGGATCAGGGAGAGATCGTCGGCAGTCAGGGCAGCAGCACCATCAACGAGCTGGAACTGGAGCTCAAATCCGGCGACACAGCGGCGCTGTTTGCACTGGCCCAACGCCTCGCCAGGATCGGCGGGCTGCGTCTTGGCGCCCAATCCAAGGCCCAGCGCGGTTATCGACTGGCAGGACTTGGCAAACCGCTGGCCCTGCAGGCGCTGGTCGAGCATGAAGATATGGATGGCATAACGGGGGTAAGCGAAGGGCTGCGCCACTGGCAGCATCACGAGCAGCTCTGGCTGGAGCATCCGCAGGATGAAGCCGTTCAACAGCAGGCGTTCGCCGCCTTGTGTCAAGGCGTTGAACTGATCGCCCGCAGTGCTGCCACGCTGCCACAATCCGTGTTCTGGCTGCCAGCATTGACCAGCCTGCACGCACATCTGCAAGCCCAATCAGAGAAGCATGACGAGTGGCCTGCCGAGCTGGCCGATCTCTTCCTCTATCCGGCGTATGTCGAGTTGCAGCTGGCCATCGCCGCCTGGCTGCATCACACCGCCTGA
- a CDS encoding DUF4010 domain-containing protein, with translation MWINAEPVNGALVSLAIGLIIGLERGWQVRQLGDNQRIAGMRTYGLIGLLGGVCGLLLPTLGPWLPLLGLLAVVTGCGLSVWLAQRWQGEFGLTSSVAMLLTYLLGLMSVLLSPSEAVACAVLAALLMGLKGQIQQGMLFLSETEFHATLRFLLISLVLLPVLPNEEMGPLDAFNPFKIWLMVVVIAGISFCGHFAVRLLGTRAGLVLTSILAGLASSTALTLQFARLNKEQGGLERLLATGILLAGATMWLRLLVLVLLIHSELAMRLVAPLLLLAATVYGFAFWFWRQREELTDGPVKPETSNPLDLATAIKFGLLLALIGFMATLLQSKVGNSGVYLLALVSGITDVDAITLSLSQLSHKELALEVAARGILLAGLVNSLVKGMLALVIGGRSLGLRVLLPYFVSALLILPLIWPAG, from the coding sequence ATGTGGATCAATGCAGAACCGGTCAACGGTGCCCTGGTCTCGCTGGCCATCGGCCTCATCATTGGACTGGAGCGGGGTTGGCAGGTGCGCCAGCTGGGGGATAACCAGCGCATCGCCGGGATGCGTACCTACGGCCTTATCGGCCTGCTCGGCGGGGTGTGCGGTTTGCTGCTGCCCACCCTGGGACCCTGGCTGCCGCTGCTCGGCCTGCTGGCGGTGGTGACCGGCTGCGGCCTCTCGGTCTGGCTGGCCCAACGCTGGCAAGGGGAGTTCGGCCTCACCAGCTCGGTAGCCATGCTGCTCACCTATTTGCTGGGGCTGATGTCGGTACTGCTGAGCCCGAGCGAGGCGGTCGCCTGCGCCGTGTTGGCCGCCCTGTTGATGGGCTTGAAGGGGCAGATCCAGCAGGGGATGCTGTTTCTGAGCGAAACCGAGTTTCACGCCACCCTGCGCTTTCTGCTTATCTCGCTGGTGCTGCTGCCGGTGCTGCCCAACGAGGAGATGGGGCCCCTCGATGCCTTCAACCCCTTCAAGATCTGGTTGATGGTGGTGGTGATTGCCGGCATCTCGTTTTGTGGCCACTTCGCGGTGCGGCTGCTCGGCACCCGCGCCGGGCTGGTGCTCACCAGCATACTGGCGGGACTGGCCTCCTCCACCGCCCTCACATTGCAGTTTGCACGCCTCAACAAGGAGCAGGGCGGACTGGAGCGACTGCTGGCCACCGGCATCCTGCTGGCGGGAGCCACCATGTGGTTGCGGCTGCTGGTGCTGGTGCTGCTCATTCACAGCGAACTGGCGATGCGTCTCGTCGCCCCCCTGTTGCTGCTGGCCGCCACCGTCTACGGCTTCGCCTTCTGGTTCTGGCGTCAGCGCGAGGAGCTGACCGACGGCCCGGTAAAACCGGAAACCAGCAACCCGCTCGATCTGGCCACCGCCATCAAGTTCGGCTTATTGCTGGCACTGATCGGCTTTATGGCGACTCTGCTGCAGAGCAAGGTGGGCAACTCCGGGGTCTATCTACTAGCGCTGGTGTCGGGCATCACCGACGTGGACGCCATCACGCTGTCGCTCTCCCAGCTCTCTCACAAGGAGCTGGCGCTGGAGGTGGCCGCTCGCGGCATCCTGCTGGCCGGACTGGTCAACTCGCTGGTGAAGGGGATGCTGGCGCTGGTGATAGGCGGCCGTAGTCTGGGACTGCGGGTATTGTTGCCCTACTTCGTCTCGGCTCTGCTGATCCTGCCCCTTATCTGGCCAGCAGGTTGA
- a CDS encoding sugar O-acetyltransferase, whose protein sequence is MASDWDKVLAGGALDSQSEEIANDRIRGQALLAKLNGSPAGDAPLRQQICRELFGHYPDSCWISTPFTCEFGRNIHIGEKTFFNFNVTILDVGEVHIGSHVLLAPNVQIYTATHTMNYLERRNWTAYNKPVRIGDDCWIGGGAIICPGVTIGPRSIIGAGAVVTRDIPADSVAVGNPAKVIRTLKQDEERCWELAQ, encoded by the coding sequence ATGGCGAGCGACTGGGACAAGGTACTGGCAGGCGGGGCGCTGGATAGCCAGAGCGAGGAGATAGCCAACGACCGGATCCGCGGTCAAGCGCTGCTGGCCAAACTCAACGGTTCACCGGCGGGCGATGCCCCTCTGCGCCAGCAGATCTGCCGCGAGCTGTTTGGCCACTACCCCGACTCCTGCTGGATCAGCACGCCGTTTACCTGCGAGTTTGGCCGCAACATCCATATCGGCGAGAAGACCTTCTTCAACTTCAATGTCACCATTCTCGACGTGGGCGAAGTGCACATCGGCAGCCATGTGCTGCTGGCCCCCAACGTGCAGATCTACACCGCCACCCACACCATGAACTATCTGGAGCGGCGCAACTGGACCGCCTACAACAAGCCGGTGCGGATCGGTGACGACTGCTGGATTGGTGGCGGCGCCATCATCTGCCCCGGCGTCACCATAGGGCCGCGCTCCATCATTGGCGCCGGCGCCGTGGTAACGCGCGATATCCCGGCCGACTCGGTGGCGGTGGGCAATCCGGCCAAGGTGATCCGCACCCTCAAGCAGGATGAGGAGCGCTGCTGGGAGTTGGCCCAATGA
- the nudE gene encoding ADP compounds hydrolase NudE: MSDPHKSKPEHISADQLDHPKSKPEILKADIVAESRLFKVESLHLKFSNGEERVYERMRGGNRGAVMVVPLFDAHTMLLVREYAAGTHSYELGFPKGLIDPGENAFEAGNRELMEEAGFGANSLTLLKQVSLAPGYFSSRMDILLARDLFPEQRIGDEPEPLEVIPWPLNRLDELLARSDFTESRSISALLLAQKWLAEQEN; the protein is encoded by the coding sequence ATGAGCGACCCCCACAAGAGCAAACCCGAGCACATCTCTGCCGACCAACTGGATCACCCCAAGAGCAAGCCGGAGATCCTCAAGGCCGACATCGTCGCCGAGAGCCGACTGTTCAAGGTGGAATCGCTACACCTCAAATTCTCCAACGGCGAAGAACGGGTCTACGAGCGGATGCGCGGTGGCAACCGGGGCGCCGTCATGGTGGTGCCGCTGTTCGATGCCCACACCATGCTGCTGGTGCGCGAATACGCGGCGGGCACCCACTCCTACGAGCTGGGCTTTCCCAAGGGGCTGATCGACCCGGGCGAGAATGCCTTCGAGGCGGGCAACCGGGAGCTGATGGAGGAAGCGGGCTTTGGCGCCAACAGCCTGACCCTGCTCAAGCAGGTGTCGCTGGCGCCCGGTTACTTCTCCAGCCGGATGGATATTTTGCTGGCCCGGGATCTCTTCCCCGAGCAGCGGATCGGCGACGAGCCAGAGCCCCTCGAGGTGATCCCCTGGCCCCTCAACCGGCTCGACGAATTGCTGGCGCGTTCCGACTTCACCGAGTCGCGCAGCATCAGTGCTCTGCTGCTGGCTCAGAAGTGGCTGGCGGAGCAGGAAAACTAG
- the metB gene encoding cystathionine gamma-synthase: MTHKATLAVRTGIETDQQHGAVVPPIYLSSNYTFADFGEPRPYDYARSGNPTRTNLADALAALEGGAGAVVTGTGMGAVHLVTTALLKAGDLLIAPHDCYGGTWRLFEYLAAKGHYRVQFVDQGDEAALAAALAQKPALVWVETPSNPLLRVVDINAIASAAHEVGAQVVVDNTFLSPLLQQPLALGADVVVHSTTKYINGHSDVVGGVAIAKEAELAESLVWWANCLGLTSGAFDSYLTLRGLRTLAPRLRTHQENTDRILAFLQQQPLVKRIYHPSLPNHPGHDIARRQQSGFGAMLSFELDCNEAGIRAFLAALTLFSVAESLGGVESLVAHPASMTHRAMTPAAQQAAGISAQLLRLSVGIEHGEDLVADLAQAFAQAQQAEQVAK, from the coding sequence ATGACCCACAAGGCCACCCTGGCGGTTCGCACCGGGATTGAGACAGACCAGCAGCACGGTGCCGTGGTGCCCCCCATCTACCTCTCCAGCAACTACACCTTTGCCGACTTTGGCGAGCCCCGTCCATACGATTATGCCCGCTCCGGCAATCCGACCCGCACCAATCTTGCGGACGCGCTGGCGGCGCTGGAAGGGGGCGCGGGCGCCGTGGTCACCGGCACCGGCATGGGCGCCGTCCATCTGGTCACCACCGCCCTGCTCAAGGCGGGAGATCTGCTGATCGCCCCCCACGACTGCTACGGCGGCACCTGGAGGCTGTTCGAGTATCTGGCGGCCAAGGGCCACTACCGGGTGCAATTTGTCGATCAGGGCGATGAGGCAGCTCTGGCCGCCGCATTGGCGCAAAAACCTGCGCTGGTGTGGGTCGAGACCCCCTCTAACCCGTTGCTACGAGTGGTGGATATCAACGCCATCGCCAGCGCCGCCCACGAGGTGGGTGCACAGGTGGTGGTGGACAACACCTTCCTATCTCCCCTGCTGCAACAACCGCTGGCACTCGGTGCCGATGTGGTGGTGCACTCAACCACCAAGTACATCAACGGTCACTCCGACGTGGTGGGCGGAGTGGCGATTGCCAAGGAGGCCGAGCTGGCCGAGTCGCTGGTGTGGTGGGCCAACTGTCTGGGGCTCACCTCCGGGGCGTTCGACTCCTACCTCACCCTGCGCGGCCTGCGCACTCTGGCCCCCAGATTGCGCACCCATCAGGAGAACACCGATCGCATCCTCGCTTTCCTGCAACAGCAGCCGCTGGTGAAACGCATCTATCACCCCAGCCTGCCTAACCATCCGGGCCACGATATTGCGCGCCGTCAACAGTCCGGCTTCGGCGCCATGCTAAGTTTTGAACTCGATTGCAACGAGGCGGGCATTCGCGCCTTCCTCGCGGCCCTCACCCTCTTCTCGGTGGCCGAGTCTCTCGGCGGAGTGGAGAGTCTGGTGGCCCATCCGGCCAGCATGACCCACAGGGCCATGACCCCGGCTGCGCAGCAGGCAGCAGGCATCAGCGCCCAACTGCTGCGGTTGTCGGTCGGTATTGAACACGGTGAAGACCTGGTGGCCGATCTGGCTCAGGCTTTTGCACAGGCGCAGCAGGCAGAACAGGTAGCAAAGTAA
- a CDS encoding bifunctional aspartate kinase/homoserine dehydrogenase II: MEQQQQGEIAVATEAGLKRRHVHKFGGSSLADPVCYRRVASIVEQQVGGDELIVVSAAGKTTNRLIQLVELAEAGDEAAGEAISALQAYQQSLIDGLLEGELQLDLSKQLADDMQLIAKTLEGQFDRFARNGLLAFGEVWSARLLAALLTSRGDKAIWLDARSFLRAEDGALVKVDTALSSELLKARLAEHAGRIVVTGFIAADMEGRSLLLGRNGSDYSASLLALLADGESTTIWSDVAGVYSADPRRVKEARLLERLSLAEANELARLGSSVLHSRTLQPVADSRQRLTLRCSYNPDEGCTHILRRAPRSGGARIVSSVDQIALIELKVLPQTNYEQTVATIEAHLARHRLNPLTLQRQPDRRILRLAYTLEVAQGAFELLRDFQLQGSFTGLIQKEGYSLVALVGAGVTDNAEQCHRFYQLLADQPLEFVQVARDGLSLVAVVRQVVLEPLLIALHSALFSRPTRVGLVVFGKGNIGGHWLSLYAREKARLEHELHLALTLYGVFSSEGGLLDEEGLNPLKVQDNFNPKPLIWPELLSQLEQHGFDALIALDMTASETVSRYYPDFAQLGIHIIAANKFAGAADSEFYQRIKQTCRDHQVQWRYNATVGAGLPIQSSIQMLRQSGDRIQGVSGIFSGTLSWLFQQYDGTRPFSELVDEAWQHGLTEPDPREDLSGQDVRRKLLILAREAGFELDSADIELENLVPVPLRKVTADQFMDRLKELDGPIQTAFEGAKRLGKVLRYIARFEHDGKARVGLEALEPHHPFANLLPCDNIFAIESDSYRTNPLVIQGPGAGREVTAAAIQYDLWQICASL; this comes from the coding sequence ATGGAACAGCAGCAACAAGGAGAGATCGCGGTGGCAACAGAAGCAGGCTTGAAGCGACGTCACGTCCACAAATTTGGTGGCAGCAGTCTGGCGGATCCGGTCTGTTATCGCCGGGTCGCCAGTATCGTTGAACAACAGGTGGGCGGGGATGAACTGATCGTGGTCTCCGCCGCCGGCAAGACCACCAACCGGCTGATCCAGCTGGTGGAGCTGGCCGAAGCGGGGGACGAAGCTGCTGGCGAAGCCATCTCGGCCCTGCAGGCCTATCAGCAGAGCCTGATCGACGGCCTGCTGGAAGGGGAACTGCAGCTCGACCTGAGCAAACAGCTGGCCGACGACATGCAGCTGATCGCCAAAACGCTGGAGGGGCAGTTTGATCGCTTCGCCCGCAACGGCCTGCTCGCTTTTGGCGAAGTGTGGTCGGCGCGCCTGCTGGCAGCCCTGCTCACCAGCCGTGGCGACAAGGCTATCTGGCTCGATGCCCGCAGCTTCCTGCGCGCCGAGGATGGTGCTCTGGTCAAGGTAGATACTGCCCTCTCCAGCGAGCTGCTCAAGGCGCGGCTGGCGGAGCATGCCGGTCGCATCGTGGTGACCGGCTTTATCGCCGCCGACATGGAGGGGCGCTCCCTGCTGCTCGGTCGCAACGGTTCCGACTACAGCGCCAGCCTGTTGGCACTGCTGGCAGACGGCGAATCCACCACCATCTGGAGCGACGTGGCCGGGGTCTACAGCGCCGACCCGCGTCGGGTGAAAGAAGCGCGTCTGCTGGAGCGCCTGAGCCTCGCGGAAGCGAACGAGCTGGCCCGTCTTGGCTCTTCGGTATTGCACTCGCGTACCCTGCAACCGGTGGCCGACAGCCGCCAGCGCCTCACTTTGCGCTGCAGCTACAACCCGGACGAGGGCTGTACCCACATCCTGCGCCGCGCCCCCCGCTCCGGCGGCGCCCGCATCGTCTCCTCGGTGGATCAGATCGCGCTCATCGAGCTGAAGGTGCTGCCGCAAACCAACTATGAACAGACGGTGGCCACCATCGAGGCCCATCTGGCCCGTCACCGTCTCAACCCGCTCACCCTGCAGCGCCAGCCGGATCGCCGGATCCTGCGCCTCGCCTACACCCTCGAAGTGGCACAAGGAGCCTTCGAGCTGCTGCGGGACTTCCAGCTGCAAGGGAGCTTCACCGGCCTGATCCAGAAAGAGGGGTACAGTCTGGTGGCGCTGGTCGGCGCCGGTGTCACCGACAACGCGGAGCAGTGCCACCGCTTCTATCAGCTGCTGGCAGATCAACCGCTGGAGTTCGTCCAGGTGGCCCGAGATGGCCTGAGTCTGGTGGCCGTCGTGCGTCAGGTGGTACTGGAACCGCTGCTGATCGCCCTGCACAGCGCCCTGTTCAGCCGCCCGACCCGGGTCGGACTGGTGGTGTTCGGCAAGGGCAATATCGGTGGCCACTGGCTGAGCCTCTACGCCCGGGAAAAGGCCCGCCTCGAACATGAACTCCATCTGGCGCTCACCCTCTACGGGGTGTTCAGCTCGGAAGGGGGCCTGCTGGATGAAGAGGGGCTCAACCCCCTCAAGGTACAGGACAACTTCAACCCCAAACCGCTGATCTGGCCGGAGTTGCTCTCCCAGCTTGAGCAGCACGGCTTTGATGCGCTGATTGCGCTGGACATGACTGCCAGCGAGACGGTGAGCCGCTACTACCCGGACTTTGCCCAGCTCGGCATTCACATCATCGCCGCCAACAAGTTTGCCGGTGCGGCTGACAGCGAGTTCTACCAGCGCATCAAGCAGACCTGTCGCGACCATCAGGTGCAGTGGCGCTATAACGCCACCGTGGGCGCCGGTCTGCCGATCCAGTCCAGCATCCAGATGCTGCGCCAGAGTGGCGACCGCATTCAGGGGGTCTCCGGCATCTTCTCCGGCACCCTCTCCTGGCTGTTCCAGCAATATGACGGCACCCGCCCCTTCTCCGAGCTGGTGGACGAGGCGTGGCAGCACGGCCTGACCGAACCGGATCCCCGCGAGGATCTCTCCGGTCAGGATGTGCGTCGCAAGCTGCTCATTCTGGCGCGGGAGGCGGGCTTCGAGCTCGACTCCGCCGATATCGAGCTGGAGAATCTGGTGCCCGTCCCGCTGCGCAAGGTGACCGCAGATCAGTTCATGGATCGCCTGAAAGAGCTGGATGGCCCGATCCAGACCGCCTTCGAAGGAGCCAAGCGCCTCGGCAAGGTGCTGCGCTACATCGCCCGTTTTGAACATGACGGCAAGGCGCGAGTCGGGCTGGAGGCGCTGGAGCCCCACCACCCGTTCGCCAACCTCTTGCCGTGCGACAACATCTTCGCCATCGAGAGCGACAGCTACCGCACCAACCCGCTGGTGATCCAGGGGCCGGGAGCGGGTCGGGAAGTGACGGCAGCAGCTATCCAGTACGATCTGTGGCAGATCTGCGCCAGCCTCTAA
- a CDS encoding TIGR00153 family protein encodes MPVNTILGLFAKSPIKPLQKHIVKVHQCSQQLVPFFDAVAEDRWEDAEKIRQQIAQLEKEADILKREIRLKLPRGLFLPVARTDLLELLTQQDKIANRAKDISGRMLGRRMEFPAEMRTDFMAYLKRCIDATAQAEKAIGELDELLETGFKGREVEMVAEMIHQLDLIEDDTDTMQIGLRQQLQAVEQKYNPIDVMFLYKILEWVGDLADQAERVGARLELMLARS; translated from the coding sequence ATGCCAGTAAATACTATTTTGGGGCTTTTTGCCAAGTCCCCCATCAAGCCGCTGCAGAAGCATATCGTCAAGGTTCACCAGTGCTCCCAGCAGTTGGTCCCTTTCTTTGACGCTGTTGCCGAAGACCGTTGGGAAGATGCCGAGAAGATCCGGCAGCAGATTGCCCAGCTGGAGAAAGAGGCGGACATCCTCAAGCGTGAAATTCGTCTGAAACTGCCTCGTGGCCTGTTTCTGCCGGTTGCACGTACCGACCTGCTGGAGCTGTTGACCCAGCAAGACAAGATTGCCAACCGTGCCAAGGATATCTCCGGCCGCATGCTTGGCCGTCGCATGGAATTCCCCGCCGAAATGCGGACGGATTTCATGGCTTACCTCAAACGTTGTATTGATGCGACCGCTCAGGCCGAGAAAGCGATCGGGGAGCTCGACGAGCTGCTCGAGACCGGCTTCAAAGGACGGGAAGTGGAAATGGTTGCCGAGATGATCCATCAGCTGGATCTGATCGAGGACGATACAGACACCATGCAGATCGGTCTGCGCCAACAGCTGCAAGCGGTTGAGCAGAAGTACAATCCGATCGATGTGATGTTCCTTTACAAGATCCTCGAATGGGTAGGTGACCTGGCAGATCAGGCCGAGCGTGTAGGCGCCCGTCTGGAACTGATGCTGGCTCGTTCGTAA
- a CDS encoding DUF1294 domain-containing protein: MMALALLPLGAALWLGLDGRQWWPLAVLLTMSLLTVAAYAWDKRQAVRGQWRIPESRLHLLELCGGWPGALVARQWLRHKTQKRSYRLVFWFIVLLHLTLWALWVGRPLWQQ, encoded by the coding sequence ATGATGGCGCTGGCGCTGCTGCCACTGGGCGCCGCCCTCTGGCTCGGCCTCGACGGCCGGCAGTGGTGGCCGCTGGCCGTGCTGCTCACCATGAGCCTGCTGACGGTGGCCGCCTACGCCTGGGACAAGCGGCAGGCAGTGCGCGGGCAGTGGCGCATTCCCGAATCCCGCCTGCATCTGCTGGAGCTGTGCGGTGGTTGGCCGGGAGCGCTGGTGGCGCGCCAGTGGCTGCGCCACAAGACCCAGAAGCGCAGCTATCGGCTGGTCTTCTGGTTTATCGTGCTGCTGCACCTGACCCTGTGGGCGCTCTGGGTCGGACGACCACTGTGGCAGCAATAG
- a CDS encoding inorganic phosphate transporter, whose product MDIIANYGTTLVLVAALFGFLMAWGIGANDVANAMGTSVGTKSLTIRQAIIIAMIFEFAGAYLAGGEVTATIRNGIIDSNAFVGSPDLLVLGMIASLLAAGAWLILASYFGWPVSTTHSIIGAIVGFAVVSVGPEAVQWGKFGGIVGSWVITPAISGVIAYFMFISVQKLIFNTDDPLNNAKRYVPFYMFLTAMVICLVTIKKGLTHVGLHLSDGEGILLSIAISIAVAFAGWIYIRGQKYNPQDDSKMHFANVEKVFGILMVITACAMAFAHGSNDVANAIGPLSAVASIVASGGEIGGSSHIAWWILPLGGIGIVIGLATMGEKVMATVGTGITHLTPSRGFAAQLATAATVVIASGTGLPISTTQTLVGAVMGVGLARGIAALNLGVLRNIVVSWIITLPAGAILAIAIFYVLQACFS is encoded by the coding sequence ATGGACATTATCGCGAATTACGGCACCACTCTGGTGCTCGTGGCGGCCTTGTTCGGCTTTTTGATGGCTTGGGGCATTGGCGCGAATGACGTGGCCAACGCCATGGGGACATCGGTCGGCACCAAATCACTGACTATCCGTCAGGCGATCATCATTGCCATGATCTTCGAATTTGCCGGTGCCTATCTGGCCGGTGGCGAAGTGACGGCCACCATCCGTAACGGCATCATCGACAGCAATGCGTTTGTCGGCAGCCCGGATCTGCTGGTGCTCGGTATGATCGCCTCCCTGCTGGCGGCGGGCGCCTGGTTGATCCTGGCCTCCTACTTCGGTTGGCCAGTCTCTACCACTCACTCCATCATCGGCGCCATCGTCGGTTTTGCGGTAGTGAGCGTCGGTCCGGAGGCGGTGCAGTGGGGCAAGTTTGGTGGCATCGTCGGCTCCTGGGTTATCACCCCGGCTATCTCCGGTGTCATCGCCTACTTCATGTTCATCAGCGTGCAGAAGCTCATCTTCAACACCGATGATCCGCTGAACAACGCCAAGCGTTACGTGCCGTTCTACATGTTCCTCACCGCCATGGTGATCTGTCTGGTGACCATCAAGAAAGGGTTGACCCACGTTGGTCTGCACCTGAGCGATGGCGAGGGCATTCTGCTCTCCATCGCCATCTCTATCGCGGTGGCGTTTGCTGGCTGGATCTACATTCGCGGTCAGAAGTACAACCCGCAGGATGACAGCAAGATGCATTTCGCCAACGTGGAGAAGGTATTCGGCATCCTGATGGTGATCACCGCCTGTGCCATGGCCTTTGCCCACGGCTCCAACGACGTGGCCAACGCCATTGGCCCGCTCTCTGCGGTAGCCTCTATCGTGGCTTCCGGCGGCGAGATCGGCGGCAGCTCCCACATCGCCTGGTGGATCCTGCCGCTCGGTGGCATCGGTATCGTGATCGGTTTGGCGACCATGGGCGAGAAGGTGATGGCGACGGTTGGTACCGGCATCACTCACCTGACCCCGAGCCGTGGTTTTGCCGCCCAGCTGGCGACTGCCGCCACAGTGGTGATTGCCTCCGGTACCGGTCTGCCCATCTCCACCACCCAGACCCTGGTCGGTGCTGTGATGGGGGTTGGTCTGGCGCGCGGGATTGCGGCGCTGAATCTGGGTGTACTGCGCAACATCGTGGTCTCCTGGATCATCACCCTGCCTGCCGGTGCCATCCTGGCCATCGCGATCTTCTACGTGCTGCAGGCCTGCTTCTCCTAA
- the metJ gene encoding met regulon transcriptional regulator MetJ, with protein sequence MGTEWNGDYVSPYAEHGKKSEQVKKITVSIPLKVLKVLTDERTRRQVNNLRHATNSELLCEAFLHAFTGQPLPCDEDLRKDHPDSVPAEARAIMEALGKEIEDFDQE encoded by the coding sequence ATGGGAACAGAGTGGAACGGCGACTACGTCAGCCCCTACGCGGAACACGGTAAGAAGAGCGAACAGGTCAAGAAGATTACCGTCTCGATCCCGCTCAAGGTGTTGAAAGTGTTGACCGATGAGCGCACCCGCCGTCAGGTGAACAACCTGCGTCATGCGACCAACAGCGAACTGCTCTGTGAAGCCTTCCTGCACGCTTTCACCGGCCAGCCGCTCCCTTGCGACGAAGATTTGCGCAAGGATCATCCGGACAGTGTCCCTGCCGAAGCGCGTGCCATCATGGAAGCGCTGGGCAAAGAGATCGAAGATTTCGATCAAGAGTAA
- the cysQ gene encoding 3'(2'),5'-bisphosphate nucleotidase CysQ, with amino-acid sequence MQELLAWVPGVKEIAREAGRILHEIYHGGQFERQLKEDATPVTSADLAADAYLKQALSALTPHVPVLTEEAADIPFSQRSNWRQYWLVDPLDGTGEFIAGSGDFATLIALVRDNVPVLGVIYAPESDVLYWAVRGYGAFKEVNGEVLPISAIHHEHNQPDSLVVAISRRQKLDNLTRRLNPAINYELIPLGSSSLKSCLVAEGAADCYVRLGPTGEWDTAAAQCIVEAAGGRILSLALQPLSYNETESLENPDFIVMGDPDLAWGSILTR; translated from the coding sequence ATGCAGGAGTTGTTGGCCTGGGTGCCAGGGGTCAAGGAGATCGCCCGCGAAGCGGGACGTATCCTTCACGAAATCTATCACGGCGGTCAGTTCGAGCGTCAGCTGAAGGAGGATGCGACCCCGGTCACCAGTGCCGATCTTGCTGCCGATGCCTACCTCAAACAGGCGCTCTCGGCGCTCACCCCCCATGTGCCGGTGCTGACCGAAGAGGCGGCCGACATCCCCTTCAGCCAACGATCCAACTGGCGGCAGTACTGGCTGGTGGATCCCCTCGACGGCACTGGCGAATTCATCGCGGGCAGCGGCGACTTCGCCACCCTGATCGCGCTGGTGCGGGACAATGTACCGGTGCTCGGGGTCATCTATGCCCCCGAATCTGACGTGCTCTACTGGGCGGTGCGCGGCTACGGCGCCTTCAAGGAGGTGAATGGCGAGGTGCTGCCCATCAGTGCCATACACCATGAGCACAACCAGCCCGACTCGCTGGTGGTGGCCATCAGCCGCCGCCAGAAGCTGGATAACCTCACCCGCCGTCTCAACCCGGCCATCAACTACGAGCTGATCCCGCTCGGTTCCAGCTCCCTCAAATCCTGTCTGGTGGCGGAAGGGGCGGCCGATTGCTACGTGCGGCTCGGCCCCACCGGCGAGTGGGACACCGCCGCCGCCCAGTGCATCGTCGAGGCGGCCGGTGGCCGTATCCTCAGCCTGGCGTTGCAGCCGCTCAGTTACAACGAAACCGAGTCGCTGGAGAACCCAGACTTTATCGTGATGGGGGATCCGGATCTCGCCTGGGGTAGCATTCTGACCCGCTAG